The uncultured Methanobrevibacter sp. genome contains the following window.
CATTTTAGATTTTGGTTTTTAATGTTATCTTCAATTTATGAAGGACTGGTAAATTCCAATCTATTTTTATTGGCATGTTCTTTTGCTGTTATTCTGTTATTAATATTTCCTTTTGAATGGACGTTGACTAGATTGACTAGTTTTTGTTTGGAAAATAATTACTTGAAAGCATCTTTAAAACTTGTTGATTATCGCATATTCCTTGGTAAAAACCCAGAAATCTTATCTGCTAAGGTGCTATTTTATGTTTATTAAATCAATTTGAAGAATCATTGATTTATCTGAATGAATCTGAGGAATTAGGAAATACTAATCCATTTCTTTATAATTCTTTAGGTTGTTCATGGATTAACCTGGAAGAGTACGAAAAAGCATATCATTACTTTAAATTGGCTGTTGATGGCAACCCCAATCATATCGAATATTTAATAAACATTTCGTACACATTAATTGATTTAAATAATTATGATGGGGCGTTATACTACTTTATAAAAGCATCTGAGATAAATGAACATGACTGGAGATTAAAAAAATTAAAATCCCTAATAGAAAAGAACAAAGCAAATAAAAATTAGTCAAATCAATGTCTACAACATGTTTTCACATGTTGGAACAAGTAGACATTGAATTAAAGTCTATCTATTCAAATAGTTTAGAATTTAATTGTATCCAATGTGGATTTTAAACTCTACTGAATATTATGAAATATATTTTATATAAAGTTTACTGTTTTTAATTTATAAACTGCAGAAAGTGTCGATTATAATCCAACAAACCCAAACATAACCCGTTAAGGCTATTGCTAAACAATAATTATAATATTTGATGTTTTCTGCAGTTTAAAGGAGAAATCAATTAAGTCATCGGATTAGTTATATGTAACCCATATGATGTAGAATGCCAAACACCACATGATTATGGTGTATATGAGCACTCCAATCCAAAATTTCCTTTGGATACTCATAAGGATTCCTCCATTCAAATAGATAGATTTGCCAAGAGGAGAGTTCAATAGAACAGTTGTTCTAAATTCTCTCATCGGAAATATTATTTTGTTCCTAATAATATCACCTCCTTTTGGATTAAGAGTTTGATTACTTATAATATTAGATAAAATAGTATAAATAATTTCTATTTGGCTTATACTCAAGTAAAAATTGCTTTTGAAGTGTAAAAATGTTTTATATTTGATATATAGGTGAAAAAACTACAGCAATAAAATTTCATTTGTAAATTATGGATTGTCTGAAAATATCGGACAGTTGAAAATGCCTTTAATAGATGGTAAAATAAAAAATGGTTTTGCAACAAATAAAAAATACCCTAATGAATCATTTTAAAAATTTTTTATGTTTTTTATGTTTTCTGTTGTACTAGAATTTGAGTTGTGAAAATCGATAAGTATCGCAACTTTTTATAAGTTTTATACGAACAGTTTCAATTGGAGAATTGTTTTTGGAACGGTCAACAACCAAATCAACATTGTCTAGATGAATCTTAGCATTTAGATTTTAAAATATATTATACATCATTAACAAAAGTTAATAATAGCTAATCATGAGGGATGATAAAATGAAGTTGGATAATTATCGGTATGAGACAGATGACGGCGATATCATTAATTATTATGAAGCGAATAATGACAATCCATTGCTGCTAATAATACATGCCCAATCCG
Protein-coding sequences here:
- a CDS encoding tetratricopeptide repeat protein, with the protein product MIYLNESEELGNTNPFLYNSLGCSWINLEEYEKAYHYFKLAVDGNPNHIEYLINISYTLIDLNNYDGALYYFIKASEINEHDWRLKKLKSLIEKNKANKN